One window from the genome of Spiractinospora alimapuensis encodes:
- a CDS encoding LCP family protein → MVDRPNHPDDEGNVSGVFRRGGSGEQPDEFEQLYRGSRSHAEPGGGTRKLPPVDDSPRSRPQGRSRTYEGSGATRRRREARRRRRRTIFFTVLILLLVIPGLLYFWLDSRLERVPALADYEGRPDDQPGTTYMIVGSDSREGLSDEDMAELATGAGEGARLADTVMLLYVPRSGDNPALVSIPRDSLVDIPDHGRERVNAAYSYGGPELLTQTFELNSGVRVDHYVEVGFSGFVDIVDAVGGVELCPDEPMVDPKAGLDMEAGCQTVSGGEALGYVRTRATPRADLDRVERQREFFGALMDRATSPSVMFNPFRALPLAMEGTGNFEVDDNDRLRHLISMGLSMRSGVTTSSVPVVDVPGSGALEWIESDSEVMFQAMRNGEEVPEDVLQD, encoded by the coding sequence ATGGTTGACAGGCCGAATCACCCCGACGACGAAGGGAACGTCTCCGGCGTGTTCCGTCGCGGCGGATCGGGGGAGCAGCCAGACGAGTTCGAACAGCTCTACCGTGGCTCCCGCTCCCATGCCGAACCCGGTGGCGGTACCCGTAAGCTGCCCCCCGTGGACGATTCCCCCCGATCGCGCCCCCAGGGACGATCCCGCACCTACGAGGGGTCGGGCGCGACCCGTCGCCGGCGCGAGGCGCGTCGACGCCGTCGCCGGACCATCTTCTTCACGGTCCTGATCCTCCTGCTGGTCATTCCAGGCCTGCTCTACTTCTGGCTGGACTCGCGCCTGGAGCGCGTGCCCGCTCTCGCCGACTACGAGGGCCGCCCCGACGACCAGCCGGGCACCACGTACATGATCGTCGGCTCCGACAGCCGGGAGGGCCTCAGCGACGAGGACATGGCGGAACTGGCGACGGGCGCCGGTGAGGGCGCGCGGCTCGCCGACACCGTGATGCTGTTGTACGTCCCGCGGAGCGGAGACAACCCGGCCCTGGTGAGCATCCCGCGCGACTCGCTGGTGGACATTCCCGACCACGGCCGCGAACGCGTGAACGCCGCCTACTCCTACGGTGGACCCGAACTCCTCACCCAGACGTTCGAGCTCAACAGCGGTGTGCGGGTGGACCACTACGTGGAGGTCGGGTTCTCCGGCTTCGTGGACATCGTGGACGCGGTCGGTGGCGTCGAACTCTGCCCCGACGAACCCATGGTCGATCCGAAGGCCGGACTGGACATGGAGGCCGGCTGTCAGACCGTCAGCGGTGGCGAAGCCCTGGGCTACGTCCGGACCCGCGCCACCCCCCGCGCCGACCTGGACCGGGTGGAGCGGCAACGGGAGTTCTTCGGCGCCCTGATGGACCGCGCGACCTCGCCGTCGGTCATGTTCAACCCGTTCCGCGCCCTGCCGTTGGCGATGGAGGGAACCGGCAACTTCGAGGTCGACGACAACGACCGACTGCGCCACCTCATCAGCATGGGACTGTCCATGCGGAGCGGTGTCACCACGAGCTCCGTCCCCGTGGTGGACGTTCCCGGCTCCGGGGCTCTGGAGTGGATCGAGAGCGACTCCGAGGTCATGTTCCAGGCGATGCGCAACGGCGAGGAAGTCCCGGAGGACGTACTGCAGGACTGA
- a CDS encoding YihY/virulence factor BrkB family protein — protein MAEHTFLAARRASPAFDHSVRAVERYSDRNATQLAASVTYFGFLSFFPLIALAFSVLGYVSFMHDEVREALRAAIHDVLPGLGDQLPIEAIERARVGAGVIGLVGLLYSGLGAVSALREALHAIWLKSLKDGPNFVVAKLFDTLTMVVVGIALLASVTLTSTAQAGTHWLLDQVGFDQSIVVAGVTRALGLFIAIAADTVIFLVLFRRLSGTRRPWWMLWRGALLAAVGFELMKLLATFLLRSTLDNPVYASFAVLVGLLVWINLVTRFLLFTAAWTATQPPSDDHYSAPVRKPARSSDAETSTPDPAVRGSRPPRRHPALWGVGAVSAAGVAYAVWRRRSGNRPRSR, from the coding sequence GTGGCGGAGCACACGTTTTTGGCGGCTCGACGCGCCAGCCCCGCCTTCGACCACTCGGTGCGCGCGGTCGAACGGTACTCCGACCGGAACGCCACCCAGCTCGCCGCCTCCGTGACCTACTTCGGGTTCCTGTCGTTCTTCCCGCTGATCGCGCTCGCCTTCTCCGTGCTCGGCTACGTGTCCTTCATGCACGACGAGGTGCGCGAGGCGCTGCGGGCGGCGATCCACGACGTCCTGCCCGGACTCGGCGATCAGCTCCCCATCGAGGCCATCGAGCGGGCCCGCGTCGGTGCGGGCGTGATCGGTCTGGTGGGCCTGCTCTACTCGGGTCTGGGCGCGGTGTCGGCGCTGCGGGAGGCCCTGCACGCGATCTGGCTGAAGAGTCTCAAGGACGGACCCAACTTCGTCGTCGCCAAGCTGTTCGACACCCTCACAATGGTGGTCGTCGGCATCGCCCTGTTGGCCTCGGTCACGCTGACCAGCACCGCGCAGGCGGGAACCCACTGGCTGCTCGACCAGGTGGGCTTCGACCAGTCCATCGTGGTCGCCGGCGTCACCCGCGCCCTCGGCCTGTTCATCGCCATCGCGGCCGACACCGTCATCTTCCTCGTCCTGTTCCGCAGGCTCAGCGGCACCCGTCGGCCGTGGTGGATGCTCTGGCGTGGGGCGCTGTTGGCGGCGGTCGGGTTCGAGCTGATGAAGCTGTTGGCGACGTTCCTGCTGCGCAGCACGTTGGACAACCCGGTCTACGCGTCCTTCGCCGTGCTCGTCGGGCTGCTGGTGTGGATCAACCTGGTGACGCGGTTCCTGCTGTTCACCGCCGCGTGGACCGCGACCCAGCCACCATCCGATGACCACTACTCGGCGCCCGTACGGAAGCCCGCGCGGTCCAGTGACGCGGAGACGTCGACGCCCGACCCGGCGGTACGCGGGTCCCGCCCCCCTCGACGTCACCCGGCGCTGTGGGGCGTGGGCGCGGTCAGCGCCGCCGGCGTCGCCTATGCGGTGTGGCGGCGCCGGTCGGGGAATCGTCCCAGGTCACGGTGA
- a CDS encoding M20 family metallopeptidase: MQARDLPVQLGAFLERHENGLIGFRRDLHQHPEIAFAEHRTTQRIADRLAEIDLEPRILSCGTGLVCDIGPAEGPTVALRADIDALPFPDEKDVEYRSTVPGVAHSCGHDVHTSVVLGTGMFLAQQARAGLLPGRVRLVFQPAEELPGGAREVITDGGLDEVDRVFALHCDPRLPVGQVGLRIGPITAACDRVLVRFEGPGGHTARPHLTSDLVFAMGKVVTELPAVLSRRVDPRSSLSLVWGRMNAGSAANAIPNDGVLEGTVRCFDRDAWRDAPDIIRETINSVVYPYAANAELTYQRGVPPTVNELDSVHMFQDAAGQVLGEDSVVAAPQSLGGEDFAWYLEERPGAYARLGTHWPTGDRPMLDLHRGSFDVDERAIGVGVRLMAATALTALWEGVRPSAAERVKGSALP; this comes from the coding sequence ATGCAGGCACGTGACCTCCCCGTGCAACTCGGCGCGTTCCTGGAACGCCATGAGAACGGGCTGATCGGTTTTCGGCGCGATCTTCACCAACACCCCGAGATCGCGTTCGCGGAACACCGCACCACCCAACGGATCGCGGACCGTCTGGCGGAGATCGATCTGGAACCGCGGATCCTCTCATGTGGCACGGGTTTGGTCTGTGACATCGGGCCGGCGGAGGGGCCGACCGTCGCGCTGCGCGCCGACATCGACGCCCTTCCGTTCCCCGATGAGAAGGACGTGGAGTACCGCTCTACGGTGCCGGGAGTCGCCCACTCGTGTGGACACGACGTGCACACCTCGGTGGTGCTCGGCACGGGGATGTTCCTGGCGCAGCAGGCCCGTGCGGGCCTGCTGCCCGGGAGGGTCCGCCTCGTGTTCCAGCCCGCGGAGGAGCTGCCCGGTGGTGCCCGTGAGGTCATCACCGACGGCGGTCTGGACGAGGTGGACCGGGTGTTCGCGCTGCACTGTGACCCCCGCCTCCCGGTGGGTCAGGTGGGCCTACGCATCGGGCCGATCACCGCGGCGTGCGACCGTGTGCTGGTCCGCTTCGAGGGCCCGGGCGGCCACACCGCCCGCCCCCACCTCACCAGTGACCTGGTGTTCGCGATGGGCAAGGTCGTCACGGAACTGCCGGCGGTGCTGTCCCGGCGGGTGGACCCCCGCTCCAGCCTCAGCCTGGTGTGGGGGCGGATGAACGCCGGGTCCGCGGCGAACGCCATCCCCAACGACGGGGTCCTCGAGGGGACGGTGCGGTGCTTCGACCGGGACGCCTGGAGGGACGCGCCGGACATCATCCGGGAGACCATCAACTCGGTCGTCTACCCCTACGCGGCGAACGCGGAACTGACCTACCAGCGCGGGGTTCCTCCGACCGTCAACGAGCTGGACAGCGTCCACATGTTCCAGGACGCCGCCGGTCAGGTCCTCGGCGAGGACTCCGTGGTCGCCGCCCCCCAGAGCCTCGGGGGTGAGGACTTCGCGTGGTACCTCGAGGAACGCCCCGGCGCCTACGCCCGGCTCGGTACCCACTGGCCCACCGGCGACCGCCCCATGCTGGACCTCCACCGCGGTTCGTTCGACGTCGACGAACGCGCCATCGGCGTCGGGGTCCGCCTGATGGCCGCCACCGCCCTCACCGCCCTCTGGGAAGGCGTCCGCCCCAGCGCCGCCGAACGGGTCAAGGGCAGCGCCCTGCCGTAG
- a CDS encoding adenosine deaminase: MNEPLTVESIRSAPKVLLHDHLDGGVRPRTVVELAEAAGYTELPETDPDKLGEWFANASNSGSLERYLETFRHTVAVMQDAEALTRVAAECAEDLAADGVVYAEVRYAPELHVEGGLSLAEVVEAVLEGFRVGQERAARRGHTIRVGSLLTAMRHAARSREIAELMVRYRDVGAVGFDIAGAEAGYPPTRHLDAFEYLQRENARFTIHAGEAFGLPSIWQALQWCGAHRLGHGVRIVDDITVDADGDATLGRLAGYVRDTRVPLEMCPSSNVQTGAAASVAEHPIGLLRRLRFRVTVNTDNRLQSQTTLSEEFAKLSEAFGYDWDDLQWFTVNAMKSSFLSFDERLALINGVIKPGFASLKWAST; the protein is encoded by the coding sequence ATGAACGAGCCGCTCACTGTGGAGTCGATCCGAAGCGCTCCGAAGGTGCTCCTGCACGATCACCTCGACGGAGGGGTACGCCCTCGGACCGTGGTGGAGCTCGCGGAGGCCGCGGGGTACACCGAACTGCCCGAGACCGATCCGGACAAACTGGGGGAGTGGTTCGCCAACGCCTCCAACTCCGGGTCGTTGGAGCGATACCTCGAGACGTTCCGCCACACGGTGGCGGTCATGCAGGACGCGGAAGCGTTGACGCGTGTGGCCGCCGAGTGTGCCGAGGACCTCGCCGCCGACGGGGTGGTCTACGCCGAGGTGCGCTACGCCCCGGAACTGCACGTCGAAGGGGGGCTCTCTCTCGCCGAAGTGGTGGAGGCCGTCCTCGAGGGTTTCCGGGTGGGCCAGGAACGCGCGGCCCGGCGGGGACACACGATTCGCGTCGGCAGCCTGCTGACCGCCATGCGCCACGCCGCACGCTCCCGCGAGATCGCCGAACTCATGGTGCGGTATCGCGACGTGGGGGCCGTCGGCTTCGACATCGCCGGAGCGGAAGCGGGGTATCCGCCGACCCGACACCTGGACGCGTTCGAATACCTACAGCGGGAGAACGCCCGCTTCACGATCCACGCGGGCGAGGCGTTCGGTCTCCCGTCCATCTGGCAGGCGCTGCAATGGTGTGGCGCGCACCGATTGGGCCACGGGGTGCGCATCGTCGACGACATCACCGTCGACGCCGACGGTGACGCCACCCTCGGGCGCCTCGCCGGGTACGTGCGGGACACCCGAGTCCCGCTGGAGATGTGCCCGAGCTCCAACGTGCAGACCGGGGCGGCGGCCTCCGTCGCGGAGCACCCGATCGGACTGCTGCGCCGCCTGCGGTTCCGGGTCACCGTCAACACCGACAACAGGTTGCAGAGCCAGACCACGCTGTCGGAGGAGTTCGCGAAGCTCAGCGAGGCGTTCGGCTACGACTGGGACGACCTCCAGTGGTTCACGGTCAACGCCATGAAGTCGTCCTTCCTGTCGTTCGACGAACGGCTGGCCCTCATCAACGGAGTGATCAAGCCGGGGTTCGCGTCCTTGAAGTGGGCGAGCACGTGA
- a CDS encoding PH domain-containing protein, translated as MRSTLAWGLGLAWMVFAAGNLVDVAVRGSGPSAHLATAALVASCGVVYVLVLRPRVTHTEDTLRIVNPLRDVWIPWKSVTQVDVTDVLRVHVGEEVHRAWALRQKSRRPKFSVFGGNNSTNSGTTETKEAPRDVDMMADTLRDYAERRAVLDQGEPGPVRLVWSPFALVALVVPLAALLVVIVLP; from the coding sequence ATGCGTTCCACCCTCGCCTGGGGTCTCGGCCTGGCGTGGATGGTGTTCGCCGCGGGCAACCTCGTCGACGTCGCGGTGCGGGGCAGCGGACCCTCCGCGCACCTGGCGACGGCGGCACTCGTCGCGAGCTGCGGAGTGGTGTACGTCCTGGTGCTCAGGCCACGCGTGACCCACACCGAGGACACCCTGCGCATCGTCAACCCCCTACGTGACGTGTGGATCCCGTGGAAGTCCGTGACCCAGGTCGATGTCACCGACGTGCTGCGCGTGCACGTCGGCGAGGAGGTGCACCGGGCGTGGGCGCTGCGACAGAAGAGCCGCCGGCCCAAGTTCAGCGTCTTCGGAGGCAACAACAGCACCAACTCCGGAACCACCGAGACGAAGGAGGCTCCCCGGGACGTGGACATGATGGCCGACACGCTGCGCGACTACGCGGAGCGTCGAGCCGTCCTGGATCAGGGGGAGCCCGGCCCGGTGCGGCTCGTGTGGTCCCCCTTCGCCCTCGTCGCACTGGTGGTGCCGCTCGCCGCGCTTCTGGTCGTGATCGTCCTGCCGTGA
- a CDS encoding purine-nucleoside phosphorylase, with translation MSQSTQDAATTTDDAQALAEEAAEELRRRMNVDSIDAAVVLGTGWGGTASPLGESENEVVATELPGFVSPVAAEHSPTLRSMWIGAKRVLVFMGRNHLYQGIGAASVVHGVRTAIHCGARSVILTNAAATLRADFAIGQPVLIRDHINLTAASPLESGDFLDMEEAYSPRLRDIAREVAPSIAEGVYAGLRGPNLATPAEVRMLRTSGADLVGMSTVLETIAAVDMGTDVLGVSLVTHVASGEAGPTVSGEAVRQVGAQRTDELASMLHQIVLRL, from the coding sequence GTGAGCCAATCGACACAAGATGCGGCGACGACAACCGATGACGCCCAGGCACTCGCCGAGGAGGCAGCGGAGGAACTGCGTCGGCGGATGAATGTCGACAGCATCGACGCCGCTGTCGTCCTGGGGACGGGCTGGGGAGGCACCGCGTCCCCGCTGGGCGAGTCGGAGAACGAGGTGGTGGCGACCGAGCTCCCGGGCTTCGTGTCGCCGGTCGCGGCCGAGCACTCCCCCACTCTGCGCAGCATGTGGATCGGCGCGAAGCGGGTTCTCGTCTTCATGGGCCGCAACCACCTGTACCAAGGCATTGGCGCGGCGTCGGTCGTCCACGGGGTTCGGACGGCCATTCACTGCGGCGCCCGGTCCGTGATCCTCACCAACGCGGCCGCGACTCTGCGCGCCGACTTCGCGATTGGTCAGCCCGTCCTCATCCGGGACCACATCAATCTCACCGCTGCCTCACCACTGGAGTCCGGCGACTTCCTCGACATGGAGGAGGCGTACTCGCCCCGCCTGCGCGACATCGCGCGAGAGGTGGCGCCCTCGATCGCCGAAGGCGTGTACGCGGGCCTGCGCGGCCCCAACCTCGCCACCCCCGCGGAAGTGCGGATGCTGCGCACCTCCGGAGCCGACCTCGTGGGGATGTCGACGGTCCTGGAGACGATCGCCGCGGTCGACATGGGCACCGACGTCCTCGGCGTCTCGCTCGTCACCCACGTTGCCTCCGGAGAGGCCGGACCCACGGTCAGCGGCGAAGCCGTCCGACAGGTGGGCGCCCAACGCACGGACGAGCTCGCGTCCATGCTGCACCAGATCGTGCTGCGCCTCTAG